Proteins co-encoded in one Dyella japonica A8 genomic window:
- a CDS encoding glycosyltransferase family 4 protein — protein sequence MQAVVAMAGYSLDYLSHGYKGDYYPRATAHALLPELLPDSDITVASVWESAALVAKYGKGKKAYFCQHYEPLFFDNPVDSSDAEATYSYGLTLIANSSWLQSRLNQRLRATGAPSDTVHLATNAIDPDNFNSAPGNRSQMQENARALRIISYGGRDAKWKGFLEMAMAVRAARALLPDVNLQWSVYGTSLLPPDNPITPYIALGLLDQNSLAAAYRQNDVLLSASWYESFPLFPIEAMASGLAVITTAYGTEDYAVDGENCLIVEPKNIDSITQAIVRLARDRLLLTRLASSAMEVGGVHNWRQAGSRMEEVLRSIAFPSSAQVA from the coding sequence ATGCAGGCTGTCGTAGCCATGGCGGGCTACTCCCTCGACTACTTGTCACATGGCTACAAGGGTGACTACTACCCTCGAGCCACAGCGCATGCCCTCCTGCCAGAACTTCTTCCGGATTCGGACATTACCGTCGCAAGCGTGTGGGAGTCCGCAGCCCTTGTCGCGAAGTACGGCAAGGGGAAGAAAGCCTACTTCTGCCAACACTACGAGCCGTTGTTCTTCGACAATCCCGTAGATAGCAGCGATGCAGAAGCCACCTACTCCTATGGCTTGACACTCATTGCCAACTCCTCGTGGCTTCAGTCGCGGCTCAATCAGCGCCTGCGTGCGACGGGAGCACCATCCGATACTGTCCACCTGGCGACAAACGCGATCGATCCGGACAACTTCAATAGCGCACCAGGCAATCGTTCGCAGATGCAGGAGAACGCGCGCGCGCTTCGTATCATCAGCTATGGCGGCCGCGACGCAAAATGGAAAGGCTTCCTGGAGATGGCCATGGCTGTCCGGGCCGCACGCGCGCTCCTGCCCGATGTAAACCTGCAATGGAGCGTCTACGGAACCTCACTGCTTCCACCAGACAATCCCATCACTCCCTACATCGCTCTTGGCCTTCTCGACCAGAACTCCCTGGCTGCCGCTTATCGGCAAAATGATGTCCTACTTTCCGCCTCCTGGTATGAAAGCTTTCCCTTGTTTCCTATCGAGGCAATGGCTAGCGGACTGGCAGTCATAACGACGGCCTATGGAACGGAGGATTACGCCGTCGACGGAGAGAACTGCCTCATCGTCGAACCCAAGAACATTGATTCGATCACGCAAGCCATAGTGCGATTGGCGCGTGATCGTCTGCTTCTTACCCGGCTAGCATCCTCTGCCATGGAAGTCGGGGGCGTTCACAACTGGCGTCAGGCTGGCTCCCGAATGGAAGAGGTGCTTCGCTCTATTGCCTTCCCCAGCAGCGCCCAGGTCGCTTAG
- a CDS encoding HAD family hydrolase, whose product MQNDGSLPAGPVTCYSFDVFDTCITRTHAYPRDVFYELGLRLAPSDMNSGQKHQFAARFQLLRVRAEKRAHRAARPNRTVTIDDIYKNLSIPKELSAGLDDLMRLEIELERESIYPIPEVIAYIDDLRRSGHRVIFISDMYLSGHVLTPMLRELGVMKDGDTLYVSCDVGLTKHHGELFKHVLRSEGLDASQLVHTGDNLRADVRMARNAGIQANHFRYGMLTSHEVSLAGPRLPRQRARSMQAALLRRLRLSVDRHFNAPSEPLDHLIHGVVVPFLLIYVMWVLDQAKRSGLRRLYFVARDGEIMYRIAQALQGQDDSIELRYLYGSRRAWLPPSILPGSSQWQRLLVIPGQASSRSDIAARMGMNDAQQETVRGLMGVSKEHWVLPLSSEGARTFLGDIQRNESAMEHILAASRQEREIALSYFIQEGLLDGTPWALVDAGWSLNCQAALKRILDASGIEHPMPRGYYLALARDHLSPAQAGVAEPFISKAGSIFSRRRVVIEHGFLPSTHATTKGYRVDGSVTKPVIGPELRNETELNYARRLHAAAISAATLVASDQNSLISLVEQAKGILSGAAQLLQHPEKADALALATFGTVADMRHESPFVQPLCRPLTMRDVLTVISMVLSNARNFKTPSFMWLEGSIALSPWHVRVPLKFLLCMDTLNNWLKDRTPQNRSPRSPDVNA is encoded by the coding sequence ATGCAAAACGATGGATCCTTGCCTGCAGGCCCTGTCACTTGCTACTCCTTTGACGTTTTCGACACCTGCATCACCCGTACGCACGCTTATCCTCGCGATGTCTTTTACGAGCTGGGTCTTCGGCTCGCACCCAGCGACATGAATAGCGGGCAGAAGCATCAGTTTGCCGCACGATTTCAATTACTTCGCGTACGCGCCGAGAAGAGAGCCCATCGCGCCGCCAGACCGAACCGCACGGTAACAATCGACGATATCTACAAGAATCTCTCGATTCCCAAGGAGCTTTCCGCTGGGCTCGACGACCTCATGCGACTGGAAATCGAGCTTGAACGGGAGTCCATCTATCCCATTCCCGAAGTCATCGCTTATATAGATGATCTCCGCCGCTCAGGCCATCGCGTGATTTTCATCTCGGACATGTATCTATCAGGACATGTTCTCACCCCCATGCTACGAGAGCTTGGCGTGATGAAAGATGGAGACACATTGTATGTCTCCTGCGACGTCGGCCTGACGAAACACCACGGTGAACTTTTCAAGCATGTTCTTCGCAGTGAGGGACTGGATGCCTCGCAATTGGTGCACACGGGCGACAACCTGCGTGCAGATGTGCGTATGGCGAGAAATGCCGGCATCCAGGCAAACCATTTCCGATACGGAATGCTGACTTCCCACGAGGTCAGTCTTGCTGGACCTCGGCTACCAAGGCAACGTGCCAGATCGATGCAGGCTGCTCTGCTGAGGCGGCTTCGATTGTCGGTGGACCGTCACTTCAATGCCCCGAGCGAACCGCTGGACCATCTGATTCACGGAGTCGTAGTCCCCTTCCTTCTGATCTACGTCATGTGGGTCCTGGATCAGGCAAAACGCAGCGGCCTCCGCCGCCTGTATTTCGTCGCCCGCGACGGCGAGATCATGTATCGGATAGCCCAAGCTCTCCAGGGGCAGGACGATTCCATCGAGCTGCGCTATCTATACGGGTCACGGCGCGCGTGGCTGCCACCCTCGATCCTTCCCGGAAGCAGTCAATGGCAGCGACTGCTAGTGATCCCAGGCCAAGCAAGCAGCCGTAGTGACATTGCCGCACGAATGGGGATGAACGATGCTCAACAGGAAACCGTCAGAGGCCTGATGGGTGTATCCAAAGAGCATTGGGTGCTGCCTCTATCCTCTGAAGGTGCGCGCACCTTTCTGGGGGACATCCAACGGAACGAAAGCGCCATGGAACATATCCTGGCGGCGTCCAGGCAAGAAAGGGAGATCGCACTCTCCTATTTCATACAGGAAGGTCTTCTCGATGGCACTCCATGGGCTCTAGTGGACGCAGGCTGGTCGTTGAACTGCCAAGCGGCGCTCAAGCGAATCCTGGATGCCAGTGGCATCGAGCACCCAATGCCCCGGGGCTACTATCTTGCCTTGGCACGCGATCATTTGAGCCCTGCTCAAGCAGGTGTGGCCGAGCCATTCATCTCAAAAGCCGGATCGATCTTTTCCAGGCGACGCGTCGTCATAGAGCATGGCTTCCTGCCTTCCACCCATGCCACAACAAAGGGCTACCGGGTCGATGGAAGCGTAACGAAACCAGTCATTGGACCCGAGCTTCGCAACGAAACGGAGCTCAATTATGCGAGACGGCTGCACGCCGCCGCGATCTCGGCGGCAACACTCGTTGCATCGGACCAAAATTCGTTGATCTCGTTGGTTGAGCAAGCAAAAGGGATCCTATCGGGTGCGGCTCAATTGCTCCAACATCCCGAAAAAGCGGATGCGTTGGCGCTGGCCACCTTCGGGACCGTTGCGGACATGAGGCACGAAAGCCCCTTCGTTCAGCCCCTGTGCCGTCCATTGACGATGAGGGACGTGCTCACAGTCATATCAATGGTCCTATCCAATGCCAGGAACTTCAAAACCCCCTCTTTCATGTGGCTTGAGGGATCCATAGCCCTATCACCATGGCATGTACGGGTCCCACTAAAATTTCTTCTGTGCATGGACACCTTGAACAATTGGCTAAAGGACAGAACACCCCAGAATAGAAGCCCGCGCTCGCCAGATGTAAACGCGTAA
- a CDS encoding glycosyltransferase, with amino-acid sequence MNNRPLVSIALTTYCGERHLPQQLDSLLGQTYGNMEIVVSDDGSTDATWDILNHYAKRDDRIRLLPRAEKLGVTRNFAQCFAACNGDLISPCDQDDIWHPEKTDRLVSSMGDALLVYCNSRFVDEAGQPAGNTVADTLCMVDGDDPRPFLFSNSVLGHAMLFRKHLLAGDGAITHVPHDWWLAFVAASLGYITYLDEVLVDYRRHDTALTLVAASDRSTQQRQMRLTEDALRLKAMAEFPSPHQAYARRSQAKWLAWHSSYFDPRMFASVLLDAKTSHRAFLKEKTALRLSLKYLAGHRLKRLCLPGYYPELESRDDFPEGNDQ; translated from the coding sequence ATGAATAATCGTCCTCTCGTATCCATTGCTTTAACGACCTATTGTGGTGAAAGGCACCTGCCCCAGCAGCTGGATTCACTGCTGGGACAAACGTACGGGAACATGGAGATCGTCGTTTCGGATGACGGATCGACCGACGCCACATGGGACATACTGAATCACTATGCCAAGCGGGATGACCGCATACGCCTACTGCCTCGCGCTGAAAAACTAGGCGTCACCAGGAACTTTGCGCAATGTTTCGCCGCGTGCAACGGGGACCTCATCTCACCCTGCGATCAGGATGACATCTGGCACCCCGAGAAAACGGACCGGCTCGTCAGTTCCATGGGAGATGCCCTGCTTGTTTACTGCAATAGCCGCTTCGTAGACGAGGCTGGGCAGCCGGCGGGGAATACCGTGGCCGACACGCTATGCATGGTCGATGGCGACGACCCCCGTCCTTTTTTGTTCAGTAACTCTGTTCTTGGGCACGCCATGCTGTTCCGCAAGCACCTACTTGCGGGTGATGGCGCGATAACACATGTCCCACATGACTGGTGGCTGGCTTTCGTCGCCGCCAGCCTGGGATACATTACTTATCTCGACGAAGTCCTGGTGGATTATCGCCGCCACGATACGGCTCTTACGCTTGTGGCTGCATCTGACCGATCCACCCAGCAAAGGCAGATGCGTCTGACCGAGGACGCCTTGCGCTTGAAAGCCATGGCTGAGTTCCCATCCCCCCATCAGGCCTACGCCCGGCGGTCCCAGGCTAAATGGCTGGCCTGGCACAGCAGCTATTTCGACCCCAGGATGTTTGCATCGGTCCTGCTGGACGCGAAGACAAGCCACCGGGCGTTCCTCAAGGAAAAGACGGCTCTTCGGCTTTCCCTCAAGTATCTGGCTGGTCATCGACTGAAGAGACTATGCTTGCCCGGCTATTATCCCGAGTTGGAATCGAGAGACGATTTCCCCGAAGGGAACGATCAATGA
- the glf gene encoding UDP-galactopyranose mutase — translation MPTQESSTPAQIVGAGFAGSVVARELVEAGHQACVIDKRLHIAGNAYDETDAHGVLVHRYAPHTFHTNGGHIFEYLSRFTEWLPYEHRVLGIVDGKRYPFPINRNTLNQLYDMDLDESGAEAFFERVREPREPALTREDVVLNSVGRDLYEKFFLNHTRKQWGLDASELKAGVAARIPARSNIDDRYFTDTLQVIPKHGYTQLFENILDQPNITVELEVDFENIRGEAKTSRTVYTGPIDAYFKYCFSRPPYRSLRFEHGHLPNVAHYQKVGTVNYPNDHAYASITEFKHLTGQRHTGTSIVREYPQEDGPPYYPIPRAENEALFKRHEELARQEPNITFVGRLAQYRYYNMDQVVGAAPAAAKRIIG, via the coding sequence ATGCCAACGCAAGAATCTTCTACACCCGCCCAGATCGTCGGCGCCGGTTTCGCTGGCAGCGTCGTTGCACGCGAACTTGTCGAGGCGGGTCACCAGGCATGCGTCATCGACAAGCGTTTGCATATCGCAGGCAATGCCTACGATGAAACGGACGCCCATGGCGTACTCGTACATCGCTATGCCCCCCATACCTTCCATACCAACGGCGGGCACATCTTTGAATACCTGTCGCGCTTCACCGAATGGCTTCCGTATGAGCACCGGGTTCTTGGCATAGTCGATGGCAAGCGTTATCCGTTCCCGATCAATCGGAACACGCTCAATCAGCTCTATGACATGGACCTCGACGAAAGCGGCGCCGAGGCATTCTTCGAACGCGTTCGCGAACCGCGTGAGCCAGCCCTCACCCGCGAAGACGTCGTGCTCAACAGCGTCGGGCGCGACCTTTATGAGAAGTTCTTTCTTAACCACACCCGCAAGCAATGGGGGCTGGATGCTTCGGAACTGAAGGCGGGCGTGGCCGCGCGTATTCCGGCGCGCTCGAATATCGATGATAGATATTTCACCGATACCCTCCAGGTTATACCAAAACACGGTTATACGCAGCTGTTCGAGAACATCCTCGATCAGCCGAACATCACCGTAGAATTGGAAGTCGATTTCGAGAACATTCGCGGCGAGGCGAAGACTTCGCGGACCGTCTATACCGGCCCCATTGATGCCTACTTCAAGTATTGCTTTAGCCGCCCGCCCTACCGCTCACTTCGCTTCGAACACGGGCATCTTCCGAACGTGGCGCATTACCAGAAGGTCGGCACAGTGAATTATCCGAACGACCACGCCTATGCAAGCATCACCGAATTCAAGCACCTGACAGGCCAACGACACACAGGAACATCCATCGTGCGCGAATATCCGCAGGAGGATGGCCCCCCGTACTACCCCATACCGCGTGCGGAGAACGAAGCCTTGTTCAAGCGTCACGAAGAACTTGCCAGGCAGGAACCGAACATCACATTCGTCGGTCGCTTGGCGCAATACCGTTACTACAACATGGACCAGGTAGTGGGTGCCGCCCCGGCAGCCGCCAAACGGATAATTGGCTGA
- a CDS encoding ABC transporter ATP-binding protein, with protein sequence MLLLVVLMALAETASVLSIMPFLSVLGRPAIIQEVPALLSLYQWLTPSDPRQFIFLLGMASIALVIASSLFKAVTLHALNRFVHLERHSVSTRLLSHYLQQPYEFFLQRNPSILTKNVLSEVDQLVFDLIQPLSQLVAQGALVLAMTALIFSYDPVTALCIVIVLAILYGAIYGLVRGRLDRIGRERQTADGQRYQSCNEALSGIKDVKVTHAASTYIGKFAAASRLFSRHLATNDTLSQSPLYIVEATGYTGLIVIALVLLHRTNDVAHVLPALGLYGFAAYRMLPAAQIMYRGFARLRYSSAALDAISEDLSLPAEPGAPPTQMLVLRQRIRLDHIRFAYPSTPDAPVFSDLTLQIDANTSVGIIGRSGAGKSTLMDILLGLLSPQDGTLSVDGQPITAANVMSWQQAIGYVPQHTYLSDTSVAENIAFGVPREHIDFAAVERAARAAQIHDFVTKELQQGYSTLVGDRGVRLSGGQRQRLGIARALYRDPPVLLLDEATSALDSETEEALNEAIQNLSGNKTIIVIAHKTSSLQHCQKIITVEGNAILEKHQ encoded by the coding sequence ATGCTGCTGCTGGTCGTCCTCATGGCGCTGGCTGAAACCGCCAGCGTTTTGTCCATCATGCCCTTCCTTTCGGTGCTGGGCCGGCCAGCGATCATCCAGGAAGTGCCCGCCCTTCTGTCGCTTTACCAATGGCTGACGCCATCCGATCCAAGGCAGTTCATTTTCCTGCTCGGCATGGCTTCGATCGCCCTGGTCATCGCCTCCTCTTTGTTCAAGGCGGTGACTCTGCACGCGCTGAACCGCTTTGTTCACCTCGAACGCCATTCCGTCAGTACACGGCTGCTATCACACTACCTGCAGCAGCCTTATGAATTTTTCCTGCAGCGCAACCCATCAATTCTCACCAAGAATGTCCTGTCAGAGGTCGACCAGTTGGTGTTCGATCTCATCCAACCCTTGTCGCAACTGGTTGCGCAAGGCGCATTAGTGCTGGCGATGACGGCGCTGATCTTCAGCTATGACCCAGTCACTGCGTTGTGCATCGTCATCGTTCTTGCGATTCTCTATGGAGCCATCTATGGGCTTGTCAGAGGGCGACTGGATCGTATTGGCCGTGAGCGGCAGACTGCAGATGGCCAGCGCTATCAATCCTGCAATGAGGCACTGAGTGGCATCAAGGATGTGAAGGTCACGCACGCGGCTTCCACTTACATTGGAAAGTTTGCCGCAGCTTCCCGCCTGTTCTCCCGGCATCTGGCCACCAATGACACGTTGAGCCAGTCCCCCCTCTACATCGTCGAAGCCACCGGCTACACCGGACTTATCGTCATCGCACTGGTTCTTCTTCACAGGACAAATGACGTCGCCCATGTATTGCCAGCTCTCGGCCTCTACGGATTCGCTGCTTATCGCATGCTTCCAGCGGCGCAGATCATGTATCGAGGCTTTGCAAGGCTGCGCTACTCATCGGCTGCGCTCGATGCCATATCGGAAGACCTCTCTCTTCCCGCCGAACCCGGTGCGCCACCCACCCAGATGCTCGTTCTCCGGCAACGCATCCGCCTTGACCACATTCGCTTCGCCTACCCCTCGACGCCTGATGCACCCGTATTTAGCGACCTGACTCTTCAGATCGATGCGAACACCAGCGTTGGCATTATCGGCAGGAGTGGCGCAGGGAAAAGCACGCTAATGGACATACTTTTGGGCCTACTCTCCCCGCAGGACGGCACCCTGAGCGTGGACGGCCAGCCGATAACAGCTGCCAACGTGATGTCATGGCAACAAGCCATCGGCTATGTCCCACAACATACCTATCTGTCGGACACCAGTGTCGCTGAAAACATCGCGTTCGGTGTACCCCGGGAACACATTGATTTCGCTGCCGTGGAGCGCGCCGCCAGGGCTGCACAGATCCACGATTTCGTCACGAAAGAGCTGCAGCAGGGTTACAGCACACTCGTCGGAGATCGGGGAGTCCGCCTGTCGGGCGGACAACGCCAGCGACTTGGCATTGCGCGGGCCCTTTATCGAGACCCACCGGTGCTACTGCTTGATGAAGCCACCAGCGCGCTCGACAGCGAAACCGAGGAGGCGTTGAATGAAGCAATCCAGAATCTTTCCGGCAACAAGACGATCATCGTCATCGCCCATAAAACATCGTCCCTCCAACATTGCCAGAAGATCATAACCGTGGAAGGTAATGCCATTCTGGAAAAGCACCAATAG